Part of the Candidatus Zixiibacteriota bacterium genome is shown below.
GGCATCTGAATATATTTGCCCCCTAACTCAAGGCGGCTTCGTCGTGGATGATAAGAAAGACGAGAAGCCTGAGTATCTCAGGCAGGTGGGCCTGTTAAGTTCAATCCCGATCCTGATGGTCGTTGGGCCGCTGGTCGGGTACTTTATCGGCAGCTGGATTGACGGCTGGGCGGGAACCGACCCCTGGTTCAAAATCATCTTGATTGTGCTGGGTTTCGTTGCCGCCGGCAAAGAAATCTACAACATCGTGCGTAGAGTCAATAAGAGTTTGTAATTTTTTTCACAAGCATGGGTTTGGAGTTCATCACACGAGTCATTCGCACCAGCGCCATCACCGGGCTGGTCGTCGCGCTTTGTCTCGCGCTTTACTATGATTGGAAATTCGCCCTCGGCTTTCTGACCGGCCTCGCCTGGAGCCTGGTTAATCTCTTCTTCATTCGCCAACTCATCGCCGAAGTCGTTTCCCCCGGCAAGACCGTGCGCAAGAACATCACCGCCGCGTTCGCGATTATCAAATTCCCGCTGCTCTACGTCGCGGGCTACTTCATCATCGCCTCCGGGTGGTTCTCGATCTACGCGCTGCTGATCGGCTTCTCCTTCATGTTCGTCATCATCGTCCTCAAGGTGCTGGGCCGGCTCGTTCTCGGCCTCGATTTGCCGGGACTGAAGCATAACCACGTGGAGGGCACGCGCCCGTGAACCCCGCTCTCTTGAACGTTTTTGCCTCAACCGAGCACGAAGTCGGCCACGTTGCCGACACGCTCGCCCACGCCGCCGATTCGCTCACGCACGCGGCTGATACGCTGGCGCATGCCGCCGGCGCGCACGGTGGCGGCCATGACGGCGGCTCGCATGAACTGCCCAATATCGTTATGCTGCTTTACAAGGCGTTCGGCGAACCCTTCACCGCACTGCATCACTGGGAGAACATCTTCTTCGCCTTCCTGGCGCTGGGTTTTTTGTGCGTGATGGCGATGATCATCTACCGTAAACGTCAGTTGATTCCCGGCAAACTGCAGAACTTTGCCGAGTTGATCGTCGAAGGCCTCTACAACTTCTTCCACAGCATGCTCGGCGAACACGCCCGCAAATACACGCCGTTTCTCGGCACGCTTTTCATCTACATCCTGACGATGAACTGGATGGGGATGATCCCGTTCTTCAAAGCGGCCTCCTCCAGCGCCACCATCACCGTGTCGCTGGCCATCATCGTCTTCTTCTACTCGCAGGCAGTCGGTCTCAAGCACCTCGGCGTCGGCGGTTGGATTTTCCATCTGCTCGGCTCGCCCAAGAGCGTGATCGAATGGTGCCTGTCGCCGCTGTTTTTTGCGATCCACCTGATTGGGGAAATCGCCAAGCCGCTGTCGTTGTCGCTGCGTCTCTTCGGCAACATCACCGGCGAGGACATCCTGATCGCCGCCTTCACCGGGATCGGCATCATGGCCCTGTCCTTTATCGATTCACCCGTCGGCTTGCCGTTCCAGTTCCCGTTCTATTTCCTCGGGCTGCTGCTGTCGACGATTCAGGCGCTCGTCTTTACCTCGCTCTCGGCGATTTACATATTCCTGATGCTGCCGCATCAGCATGAAGGCGAAGAACACTAATTGAGATAAACGATAGGAGGACTCATGGATTTCAGATTTGCCTTAGCTCTGGCGCTGCCGATTGCAATCGGCCTGGCCGCCATCGGTTCCGGCTTCGGCCTCGGCCGCGCGGTCGG
Proteins encoded:
- the atpB gene encoding F0F1 ATP synthase subunit A, which gives rise to MNPALLNVFASTEHEVGHVADTLAHAADSLTHAADTLAHAAGAHGGGHDGGSHELPNIVMLLYKAFGEPFTALHHWENIFFAFLALGFLCVMAMIIYRKRQLIPGKLQNFAELIVEGLYNFFHSMLGEHARKYTPFLGTLFIYILTMNWMGMIPFFKAASSSATITVSLAIIVFFYSQAVGLKHLGVGGWIFHLLGSPKSVIEWCLSPLFFAIHLIGEIAKPLSLSLRLFGNITGEDILIAAFTGIGIMALSFIDSPVGLPFQFPFYFLGLLLSTIQALVFTSLSAIYIFLMLPHQHEGEEH
- a CDS encoding AtpZ/AtpI family protein; amino-acid sequence: MDDKKDEKPEYLRQVGLLSSIPILMVVGPLVGYFIGSWIDGWAGTDPWFKIILIVLGFVAAGKEIYNIVRRVNKSL